A window from Engraulis encrasicolus isolate BLACKSEA-1 chromosome 13, IST_EnEncr_1.0, whole genome shotgun sequence encodes these proteins:
- the idh1 gene encoding isocitrate dehydrogenase [NADP] cytoplasmic — protein sequence MSKKIKAGSVVEMQGDEMTRIIWELIKDKLIFPYIEMDLHSYDLGIEHRDATNDQVTVDAAEAVRKYNVGIKCATITPDEKRVEEFKLKQMWRSPNGTIRNILGGTVFREAIICKNIPRLVPGWIKPIIIGRHAHGDQYKATDFVVSGPGKVEMTYTPANGEPVTFVVHEFKGTGGVAMGMYNTDNSIRDFAHSSFKMGLTKNMPMYLSTKNTILKKYDGRFKDIFQEIYDKEYKSQYEAKGIWYEHRLIDDMVAQAMKSDGGFIWACKNYDGDVQSDSVAQGYGSLGMMTSVLICPDGKTVEAEAAHGTVTRHYRQHQQGKETSTNPIASIFAWSRGLLHRAELDGNAELRVFAEALEAVCIETIEAGHMTKDLAACIKGLPNVQRADYLNTFEFLDKLAENLKTKMANQPKL from the exons ATGTCGAAGAAAATCAAGGCCGGTTCCGTGGTAGAAATGCAAGGAGACGAAATGACGAGAATAATTTGGGAGTTGATAAAGGATAAGTTGATCTTTCCCTACATTGAGATGGACTTGCACAG ctaTGATTTGGGCATCGAGCATCGTGATGCCACAAATGACCAAGTGACGGTGGACGCTGCAGAGGCTGTTCGCAAGTACAACGTGGGCATCAAATGCGCTACCATCACCCCAGACGAGAAACGTGTGGAGGAGTTTAAGCTCAAGCAGATGTGGCGATCGCCAAATGGTACGATTCGAAACATCCTGGGGGGCACAGTCTTCCGCGAGGCCATCATCTGCAAAAACATTCCAAGACTAGTCCCCGGTTGGATCAAACCAATAATCATCGGCAGACACGCCCATGGTGATCAG TACAAAGCCACAGACTTTGTGGTTTCTGGGCCTGGAAAAGTGGAAATGACATACACACCTGCAAATGGAGAACCTGTGACATTCGTTGTACATGAGTTTAAAG GTACTGGTGGAGTGGCAATGGGAATGTACAACACAGACAATTCCATACGGGATTTTGCCCACAGCTCTTTCAAGATGGGCTTAACCAAAAACATGCCGATGTATCTCAGTACAAAGAATACAATTCTCAAGAAGTATGATGGAAGATTTAAGGATATTTTCCAGGAAATCTATGACAA AGAGTACAAAAGCCAGTATGAGGCCAAGGGCATCTGGTATGAACACCGGCTGATCGATGATATGGTGGCCCAAGCCATGAAGTCCGACGGCGGCTTCATCTGGGCCTGTAAGAACTATGACGGGGACGTCCAGTCAGACTCAGTGGCCCAAG GATACGGCTCCTTGGGCATGATGACGAGTGTTCTGATTTGTCCGGATGGGAAAACTGTTGAGGCCGAAGCTGCTCATGGAACCGTGACGCGCCACTACCGCCAACATCAGCAGGGCAAGGAGACCTCCACAAACCCCATTG CATCCATTTTTGCGTGGAGTCGAGGTCTACTCCACCGTGCCGAGTTGGACGGGAATGCGGAGCTGCGCGTGTTTGCAGAGGCCCTGGAAGCTGTTTGCATCGAGACCATTGAGGCTGGACACATGACCAAGGACCTGGCGGCCTGTATCAAGGGCCTACCCAA TGTCCAACGCGCAGATTATCTGAACACTTTTGAGTTCCTCGACAAACTGGCCGAGAACCTCAAGACCAAGATGGCCAATCAGCCCAAGTTATGA